The Candidatus Koribacter versatilis Ellin345 genome has a segment encoding these proteins:
- the trpA gene encoding tryptophan synthase subunit alpha, giving the protein MAIQFHKRPGLVAYITCGDPDVDTAIRIILAAVEAGADVIELGVPFSDPVADGPVIQAASERALHGGTSVKDVLHVAREVRRHTDAGLIVFSYMNPLLRYGLEKFCADAANAGVDGVLVTDLPVEEAGPYLAAMSKHNLDPIFLVAPTSPDARLKLIAEHSRGFVYAVSRTGVTGTRQEVASDARDLVKRLRQFTKLPIAVGFGVSNAEQFAEVGRFADAAVIGSAIMQRVFDNPGSEPEAVKAFLRGLTSSMKPAAARKG; this is encoded by the coding sequence ATGGCAATCCAATTTCACAAGCGTCCAGGGCTGGTCGCGTACATCACGTGCGGTGATCCCGATGTGGATACCGCGATCAGGATCATTCTTGCGGCGGTCGAGGCCGGCGCGGATGTGATCGAACTCGGAGTCCCATTCAGCGATCCAGTCGCGGATGGGCCGGTGATCCAGGCGGCAAGCGAACGCGCGCTGCATGGCGGCACTAGTGTGAAAGATGTGCTTCACGTTGCACGAGAAGTACGCCGGCACACCGACGCGGGATTGATCGTTTTCTCGTACATGAACCCCTTGCTGCGTTATGGCCTCGAAAAATTCTGCGCCGATGCTGCGAATGCCGGCGTAGATGGCGTTCTTGTGACCGATCTGCCAGTCGAAGAAGCAGGACCGTACCTGGCGGCGATGTCGAAGCACAATCTCGACCCGATTTTTCTTGTTGCGCCGACAAGTCCCGACGCTCGGTTGAAGCTCATCGCAGAGCACAGCCGAGGTTTTGTTTATGCGGTTTCTCGAACCGGTGTGACCGGCACGCGCCAGGAAGTCGCAAGCGATGCTCGCGACCTCGTGAAACGGTTGCGGCAATTTACGAAGTTGCCGATCGCCGTCGGCTTTGGGGTTTCAAACGCCGAGCAGTTTGCGGAAGTGGGTCGCTTCGCCGACGCCGCCGTAATCGGCAGCGCGATCATGCAGCGTGTTTTCGATAACCCGGGCAGCGAGCCCGAAGCGGTGAAGGCCTTCCTACGCGGACTTACTTCCTCAATGAAACCAGCGGCGGCAAGGAAGGGCTGA
- the pheA gene encoding chorismate mutase, which translates to MEIADWRKKIDAIDLQMLELLNERARAAHAIGVLKRGNQAPIYEGDRERAIFAKLQEANHGPLTNEDITLIYTQIIAIMRDLQTRP; encoded by the coding sequence ATGGAAATAGCGGACTGGCGCAAGAAAATCGATGCCATAGATTTGCAGATGCTGGAACTGCTGAACGAACGAGCGCGCGCGGCACACGCGATCGGCGTACTCAAGCGCGGAAACCAAGCGCCGATCTACGAAGGCGATCGCGAACGCGCCATCTTCGCTAAGTTGCAGGAAGCCAACCACGGCCCACTTACCAACGAAGACATTACGCTCATCTACACGCAGATCATCGCGATCATGCGAGATCTCCAGACCCGTCCCTGA
- a CDS encoding prephenate dehydrogenase — MTIQRITIAGLGLIGGSLALALRKAGFDGELVGCDRAEVIATATERGVIDSGNIDPVTAAQGSNVVVLATPVGAIIDLIERLGPVVPASTLLTDVGSTKHEIAERAQQVFGSAAGARFLPSHPMAGAEHCGLEHANADLFRGAPWVFTLINGQPEQASHAAEWISLVEKLGAIPVFFDAVRHDRLIAWSSHLPQMVSTALASALEAEFGDDPAIRQICGRGLNDMTRLAASGYPMWRDIVATNSNNLRDALLKYEQQLSHLRENLRGPALREEFDAANRFRKNLKS; from the coding sequence ATGACCATTCAGCGCATCACCATCGCGGGTCTCGGCCTCATCGGAGGCTCACTCGCGCTGGCGCTGCGCAAAGCTGGGTTCGACGGTGAATTGGTCGGCTGCGATCGCGCGGAAGTGATTGCTACCGCCACCGAACGCGGCGTGATCGACAGCGGCAATATCGATCCCGTGACCGCGGCGCAAGGAAGCAATGTTGTAGTGTTGGCTACGCCGGTGGGCGCAATTATCGATCTGATCGAACGTCTTGGGCCGGTGGTTCCAGCCAGTACCCTTTTGACCGACGTAGGCAGCACCAAGCACGAGATTGCGGAGCGCGCGCAGCAAGTTTTCGGCAGTGCCGCCGGAGCGCGGTTCTTGCCGTCGCATCCGATGGCGGGCGCGGAGCACTGTGGACTGGAACACGCGAACGCCGATTTGTTTCGCGGCGCTCCCTGGGTATTCACGCTGATCAACGGACAACCGGAGCAGGCAAGTCACGCCGCCGAATGGATATCCCTTGTCGAGAAACTCGGGGCCATCCCGGTCTTTTTCGATGCTGTACGCCACGATCGTCTCATCGCGTGGAGCAGCCATCTCCCGCAGATGGTCTCGACGGCTTTGGCTTCTGCGCTCGAGGCTGAATTCGGCGACGATCCGGCGATTCGCCAGATCTGCGGCCGCGGTCTGAATGACATGACCCGCCTTGCCGCCAGCGGCTACCCGATGTGGCGCGATATCGTCGCGACCAATAGCAACAACCTTCGCGACGCACTCCTGAAGTATGAACAGCAACTCTCGCACTTGCGCGAAAATCTTCGCGGTCCCGCGCTTCGCGAAGAGTTCGACGCAGCGAATCGCTTCCGGAAAAACCTAAAGTCTTAA